In one window of Camelus bactrianus isolate YW-2024 breed Bactrian camel chromosome 13, ASM4877302v1, whole genome shotgun sequence DNA:
- the CPLANE2 gene encoding ciliogenesis and planar polarity effector 2 produces MTRPAAPGSVIVPDWQESAEGKEYLACILRKNRRRVFGLLERPVLPPPVAIDTASYKIFVSGKSGVGKTALVAKLAGLEVPVVHHETTGIQTTVVFWPAKLQASDRVVMFRFEFWDCGESALKKFDHMLPACKDKTDAFLFLFSFTDRASFEDLPGQLARVAGEAPGVVRMVIGSKFDQYMHTDVPERDLTAFRQAWELPLLRVKSVPGRRLADGHTLDGRAGLADMAHVLNSLAEQLWHQDQVAAGLLPTSPEDTPS; encoded by the exons ATGACCAGACCAGCCGCCCCGGGCTCAGTGATAGTCCCAGACTGGCAGGAGAGCGCCGAGGGCAAGGAGTACCTGGCCTGCATCCTGCGCAAGAACCGCCGGCGGGTGTTTG GGCTGCTCGAGCGACCAGTTCTGCCCCCCCCTGTGGCCATCGACACTGCCAGCTACAAGATCTTTGTGTCTGGGAAGAGTGGCGTGGGCAAGACAGCGCTGGTGGCCAAGCTGGCTGGCCTGGAGGTGCCCGTGGTGCATCATGAGACCACTG GCATCCAGACCACCGTGGTATTTTGGCCAGCCAAGCTGCAGGCCAGCGACCGTGTCGTCATGTTCCGCTTTGAGTTCTGGGACTGTGGGGAGTCTGCGCTCAAAAAGTTCGACCACATGTTGCCG GCTTGCAAGGATAAAACGGatgctttcctcttcctcttctccttcactGACCGTGCCTCCTTTGAAGACCTCCCTGGACAGCTGGCCCGAGTAGCAGGCGAGGCCCCTGGTGTGGTCAGGATGGTCATTGGCTCCAA ATTTGACCAGTACATGCACACAGACGTGCCTGAGCGTGACCTCACAGCCTTCCGGCAAGCCTGGGAGCTGCCCCTCCTGCGGGTGAAGAGTGTGCCAGGGCGGCGGCTGGCAGATGGACACACGCTGGATGGGCGAGCTGGGCTGGCCGACATGGCCCACGTGCTCAACAGCCTGGCGGAGCAGCTGTGGCACCAGGACCAGGTGGCAGCTggcctgctccccacctccccagaggACACCCCCAGCTGA